From Coffea arabica cultivar ET-39 chromosome 10e, Coffea Arabica ET-39 HiFi, whole genome shotgun sequence, one genomic window encodes:
- the LOC113713068 gene encoding alpha-crystallin domain-containing protein 22.3-like, with translation MNNLHPEMKVKRIVWKSSSRERFANEVNDDHDSSSRTSQDDAKKSHCCDRSPLTAVPSTRDSDEPENHDASMNFQYDLQNQLLCDPQTSMLQTNNSLYGPCMMPLLPIPNMQERSSDLRVILNGAANRGGIGPPVGAVDIGVSKSAYYFCVALPGVKKDPGEFICEVEHDGNVHVRGVTTTGARTVSRNSRVYGMKFQQQCPPGPFTLSFSLPGPVDPRLFSPNFRSDGIFEGVVVKSERDFSMNK, from the exons ATGAATAACTTACATCCAGAGATGAAGGTTAAGAGAATAGTTTGGAAAAGCAGCAGCAGGGAAAGATTTGCGAATGAAGTTAATGATGACCATGATAGTTCTTCAAGAACATCTCAGGATGATGCGAAAAAGAGCCACTGTTGTGATCGTTCACCTCTTACTGCAGTCCCTAGCACTCGGGATTCTGATGAACCTGAAAATCATGATGCATCAATGAACTTCCAATATGATCTGCAGAACCAGCTTCTTTGTGATCCTCAGACATCCATGTTACAAACAAACAATTCACTGTATGGACCTTGTATGATGCCCCTTCTTCCCATTCCCAATATGCAAGAACGTAGCTCAGATTTGCGTGTCATCTTGAATGGAGCAGCAAATAGAGGAGGAATTGGGCCACCCGTAGGAGCTGTAGATATTGGTGTTAGCAAGTCAGCATATTACTTTTGTGTCGCCCTACCTGGAGTAAAGAAAGATCCTG GTGAATTTATCTGTGAGGTCGAACACGATGGAAATGTTCATGTGCGAGGGGTGACAACAACTGGTGCAAGAACTGTTTCGAGGAATTCTCGAGTCTATGGAATGAAGTTTCAGCAACAATGCCCCCCTGGACCCTTTACTCTTTCCTTCAGTCTTCCAGGACCAGTTGATCCGCGACTTTTTTCTCCCAACTTTAGATCTGACGGCATTTTTGAAGGTGTCGTAGTAAAAAGTGAAAGAGACTTTAGTATGAACAAGTAG
- the LOC113712781 gene encoding pentatricopeptide repeat-containing protein At3g21470-like yields the protein MQKTATFLQNPSETTRFSEVGTQNKRQNHEKEILFETETKYLRQSSGFGHPNITKNPSSKWSSLIKHCIFQGKTKQALLIYNRNRGVGNIILGAIPLALKACASLSMISLGQALHAESIKGGVEGDVMVGTSLVDMYGKCRKISYSRKMFDNMPERNVTTWNAMIGGYMKVGDLKSGIFLFEEMALRTSVTWNQMIDGLAKNGNMAMARQFFDRVPEELRTVVTWTVMVDGYASGGEMEAATEIFEMMPKRNFYVWSSMISGYFKKGKVEEAKAIFDRMQLRNLVNWNSLISGYAQNGLCDEALDAFTRMQSEGFEPDEFTLVSVLSACAQLGILDVGKKVHEMAIQKGVVQLNNFVLNGLVDMYAKCGDLINARLLFEEMPCKTTATWNALILGFAVHGQCKEAIKLFGRMDSRGEKPDNITFLAVLSACAHGGFVEKGLEIFSKMEKYGVTASIKHYGCIVDLLGRAGRIQEAYKLIKEMPLKPNETILGALLGACRTHGDTDMAERMLEEVDGLKCGSAVDDPVHYVLLSSIYAASEKWEQAEGMRVALFNKGSKKAAGCSTVMLESTESSFIPPLKTS from the coding sequence ATGCAAAAAACAGCAACATTTCTCCAAAATCCATCAGAAACTACGAGGTTTTCTGAAGTTGGAACCCAAAACAAACGTCAAAATCACGAGAAAGAAATCCTCTTTGAGACGGAAACTAAATACTTGAGGCAAAGTTCTGGTTTTGGCCATCCAAACATCACCAAGAACCCATCGTCAAAGTGGTCTTCTTTGATCAAACACTGCATCTTTCAagggaaaacaaaacaagcccTTTTGATCTATAACCGAAATCGTGGAGTAGGAAACATTATCCTGGGTGCAATCCCTTTAGCCCTCAAGGCTTGTGCTTCATTATCTATGATTAGCCTTGGCCAAGCTTTACATGCTGAATCTATTAAAGGAGGGGTAGAAGGTGATGTAATGGTAGGGACTTCTTTGGTGGATATGTATGGCAAATGTCGCAAAATAAGTTATTCGCGTAAAATGTTCGATAATATGCCTGAGAGAAATGTTACTACCTGGAATGCAATGATAGGAGGGTACATGAAAGTTGGAGACTTGAAATCTGGAATATTCTTGTTTGAAGAAATGGCATTAAGGACCTCAGTGACTTGGAATCAAATGATTGATGGGCTAGCGAAAAATGGAAATATGGCGATGGCTAGGCAGTTTTTTGATAGGGTGCCAGAAGAGTTGAGAACTGTGGTAACATGGACTGTAATGGTTGATGGGTATGCTAGCGGTGGAGAGATGGAGGCGGCTACTGAAATTTTCGAGATGATGCCAAAGAGGAATTTTTATGTTTGGTCATCGATGATTTCAGGCTATTTTAAGAAGGGCAAGGTTGAAGAAGCAAAGGCAATCTTTGATAGGATGCAGTTAAGAAATTTAGTGAATTGGAATTCATTGATATCTGGATATGCACAGAATGGACTGTGTGACGAAGCATTGGATGCATTTACAAGGATGCAAAGTGAGGGGTTTGAACCAGATGAGTTTACTTTGGTGAGTGTATTATCAGCTTGTGCTCAGTTGGGTATCTTGGATGTTGGCAAGAAAGTGCATGAAATGGCGATCCAGAAAGGGGTGGTCCAATTGAATAACTTTGTTCTTAATGGATTGGTTGACATGTATGCAAAATGTGGGGATCTAATAAATGCTAGATTGCTCTTTGAGGAGATGCCATGCAAAACTACGGCAACTTGGAATGCTCTGATTTTGGGTTTTGCAGTCCACGGACAATGTAAGGAAGCTATTAAGCTTTTTGGCAGAATGGATAGCAGGGGTGAGAAGCCTGACAATATAACCTTTCTTGCTGTTCTATCTGCGTGTGCGCATGGGGGATTTGTTGAAAAAGGTTTAGAAATTTTCTCCAAGATGGAGAAATATGGAGTGACAGCGAGCATCAAGCATTATGGGTGTATAGTTGACCTCTTGGGCCGTGCAGGGAGAATACAAGAGGCCTATAAACTAATCAAGGAGATGCCCTTAAAACCAAATGAGACGATTTTGGGAGCTCTACTTGGAGCATGTCGAACTCATGGAGACACAGATATGGCAGAGCGCATGCTGGAGGAGGTAGACGGATTAAAATGTGGCTCTGCCGTGGATGACCCTGTTCACTATGTTCTGCTCTCAAGTATCTATGCAGCTTCTGAGAAATGGGAGCAAGCTGAAGGAATGAGGGTGGCTTTATTTAATAAAGGTTCTAAAAAAGCAGCAGGCTGTAGCACCGTGATGCTTGAAAGCACGGAAAGTAGTTTTATTCCGCCTCTAAAGACCAGTTGA
- the LOC113712782 gene encoding psbP domain-containing protein 4, chloroplastic isoform X2 — MITISYTSCCLAGTNNQQIVASKHFVANSASEKGGSIVKAGAGSTERETVNEESERLIQAVSRRSAMASAMSLATTAFGFPGVGLAVVKQGLLAGRVPGLSEPNEQDLGGTEIDLRFANSQEGRLFVIVAPVRRFADNISDDAKIEEIGEPDKVIGAFGPEVIGENVEGKVLSAQVAEHSGRKYYQFELEPPHIFITATAAGNRLYLFNVTGSGLQWKRHYKDLKTIAESFRVI; from the exons ATGATTACAATATCATACACTAGTTGTTGTCTTGCTGGGACAAACAATCAACAGATTGTTGCATCTAAACATTTCGTTGCTAATTCTGCATCAGAGAAAGGGGGTTCAATTGTTAAAGCTGGGGCAGGTTCAACAGAAAGGGAAACTGTGAATGAAGAAAGTGAGAGGCTGATACAGGCGGTCAGTAGGAGGTCAGCAATGGCTTCTGCCATGTCTTTAGCTACAACAGCATTTGGATTTCCTGGAGTGGGATTGGCAGTTGTAAAACAAGGTCTTCTGGCAGGAAGGGTGCCTGGCCTTTCAGAACCAAATGAGCAAG ATCTAGGAGGCACAGAAATTGATTTGAGatttgccaactcccaagaagGACGTCTCTTTGTAATTGTTGCTCCTGTTAGAAGATTTGCGGACA ATATCAGTGATGatgcaaaaattgaagaaattggagAACCAGATAAAGTGATTGGGGCTTTTGGGCCGGAAGTGATTGGTGAGAACGTCGAAGGGAAGGTGTTGAGCGCTCAAGTAGCAGAACACTCGGGAAGAAAATACTACCAGTTTGAGTTAGAACCACCTCACATTTTTATCACGGCTACTGCAGCAGGAAATCGCCTTTACTTGTTCAATGTCACTGGAAGTG GACTTCAATGGAAGAGACACTACAAGGATTTGAAAACGATAGCTGAATCTTTTAGAGTCATATGA
- the LOC113712782 gene encoding psbP domain-containing protein 4, chloroplastic isoform X1, whose amino-acid sequence MITISYTSCCLAGTNNQQIVASKHFVANSASEKGGSIVKAGAGSTERETVNEESERLIQAVSRRSAMASAMSLATTAFGFPGVGLAVVKQGLLAGRVPGLSEPNEQGWRTYRRPDDKSGGHGVGWSPIIPYAFSVPDGWEEVPVSIADLGGTEIDLRFANSQEGRLFVIVAPVRRFADNISDDAKIEEIGEPDKVIGAFGPEVIGENVEGKVLSAQVAEHSGRKYYQFELEPPHIFITATAAGNRLYLFNVTGSGLQWKRHYKDLKTIAESFRVI is encoded by the exons ATGATTACAATATCATACACTAGTTGTTGTCTTGCTGGGACAAACAATCAACAGATTGTTGCATCTAAACATTTCGTTGCTAATTCTGCATCAGAGAAAGGGGGTTCAATTGTTAAAGCTGGGGCAGGTTCAACAGAAAGGGAAACTGTGAATGAAGAAAGTGAGAGGCTGATACAGGCGGTCAGTAGGAGGTCAGCAATGGCTTCTGCCATGTCTTTAGCTACAACAGCATTTGGATTTCCTGGAGTGGGATTGGCAGTTGTAAAACAAGGTCTTCTGGCAGGAAGGGTGCCTGGCCTTTCAGAACCAAATGAGCAAG GTTGGAGAACTTATCGAAGGCCGGATGACAAGTCAGGAGGGCATGGTGTGGGATGGAGTCCTATCATCCCCTATGCCTTTTCTGTGCCTGATGGCTGGGAAGAG GTTCCTGTGTCCATTGCAGATCTAGGAGGCACAGAAATTGATTTGAGatttgccaactcccaagaagGACGTCTCTTTGTAATTGTTGCTCCTGTTAGAAGATTTGCGGACA ATATCAGTGATGatgcaaaaattgaagaaattggagAACCAGATAAAGTGATTGGGGCTTTTGGGCCGGAAGTGATTGGTGAGAACGTCGAAGGGAAGGTGTTGAGCGCTCAAGTAGCAGAACACTCGGGAAGAAAATACTACCAGTTTGAGTTAGAACCACCTCACATTTTTATCACGGCTACTGCAGCAGGAAATCGCCTTTACTTGTTCAATGTCACTGGAAGTG GACTTCAATGGAAGAGACACTACAAGGATTTGAAAACGATAGCTGAATCTTTTAGAGTCATATGA
- the LOC113711091 gene encoding probable glucuronosyltransferase Os03g0107900 yields the protein MAGINSKTGSRITTTATPCTRTHQIGALALVIFTFFLTRLIDQTFPPSSSFDSGPSHYSQYDAALVAAGGSLIWPERGYGAQLSIKIYVYDEKEIDGLKLLLFGRDGRITPEACVKGQWGTQVKIHQMLLQSRFRTNKKEEADLFFVPTYVKCVRMMGGLSDKEINQTYVKVLSQMPYFRVSGGRNHIFVFPSGAGAHLFKSWATYLNRSIILTPEGDRTDKRDTSAFNTWKDIIIPGNVDDRMTKGDRLVEPLPLGKRKYLANYLGRAQGKIGRLQLIDLGKQFPNKLESPELKFSGSEKLERAAYFQHLRNAKFCLAPRGESSWSLRFYESFFVECVPVILSDQVELPFQNVVDYSQISIKWPSTQIGPQLLEYLESIADNAIEKMIARGRKIRCLWVYAPESESCSAFTGILWELQKKVRQFHQSTETFWLHNGTIINRNLVEFGKWKPPLPLP from the exons ATGGCGGGGATAAACAGCAAAACCGGCAGCAGAATCACGACCACCGCAACGCCCTGCACCCGCACGCACCAGATTGGAGCTCTAGCTCTGGTAATCTTCACCTTCTTCCTCACCAGACTCATTGATCAGACTTTCCCCCCTTCCTCCTCCTTCGACAGCGGCCCCTCCCACTACAGCCAATACGACGCCGCTCTGGTTGCCGCCGGCGGGTCCCTAATTTGGCCCGAGAGGGGGTACGGGGCCCAATTGTCGATAAAGATCTACGTCTACGATGAAAAGGAGATCGACGGGCTTAAATTATTGCTCTTTGGCCGTGACGGCAGGATTACGCCGGAGGCTTGTGTTAAGGGCCAGTGGGGCACTCAg GTTAAGATACACCAGATGCTCTTGCAGTCGAGGTTCCGGACGAATAAAAAAGAGGAAGCAGATTTGTTCTTCGTTCCAACTTATGTCAAATGTGTTCGGATGATGGGTGGCCTGAGTGACaaagaaattaaccaaacttatGTCAAG GTACTAAGTCAAATGCCTTATTTCAGGGTCTCAGGGGGACGCAATCACATATTTGTCTTCCCAAG TGGTGCTGGAGCGCATTTATTCAAGTCTTGGGCCACTTATTTGAACCGCTCCATTATCCTTACTCCCGAG GGAGACCGGACTGATAAACGAGACACTAGTGCCTTCAATACATGGAAAGATATAATCATTCCTGGAAATGTTGATGATAGGATGACCAAGGGGGATAGGCTGGTTGAGCCTTTGCCTTTAGGAAAGAGGAAATATTTGGCAAACTATCTAGGACGAGCACAGGGAAAAATTGGTCGTCTTCAACTGATAGACCTTGGAAAGCAATTCCCGAATAAG TTGGAATCTCCAGAATTAAAGTTCAGTGGCTCGGAAAAGCTTGAGAGAGCAGCATATTTTCAGCATCTGCGCAATGCCAAATTCTGCTTGGCTCCACGGGGCGAGTCTTCCTGGAGCCTACGCTTTTATGAGTCCTTTTTTGTG GAGTGTGTACCAGTAATTCTATCAGATCAAGTGGAGTTGCCTTTTCAGAATGTAGTCGACTATTCTCAGATATCAATCAAATGGCCATCTACGCAAATAGGTCCTCAGCTGTTGGAGTACTTGGAATCGATAGCAG ATAATGCCATAGAGAAGATGATAGCCCGGGGTAGAAAAATAAGGTGCTTGTGGGTTTATGCTCCTGAATCTGAGTCATGCTCTGCATTTACTGGGATTTTGTGGGAGCTTCAGAAGAAAGTGAGGCAATTCCACCAATCAACTGAAACTTTCTGGTTGCATAATGGAACTATAATCAATAGGAATTTGGTGGAGTTTGGCAAGTGGAAACCACCCCTGCCTCTACCATGA